From Thermococcus celericrescens, one genomic window encodes:
- a CDS encoding FmdE family protein produces the protein MLELNRLVAERNVDGILEYAREFHGHVCPYLALGIRASLIAMEELGVGRLDYSGSVDESILAIVEINSCFTDGVQVTTGCTLGNNSLVYIDLGKTALTLVRRSTWEGVRVYADGEKLRRHYPPEALKLFNKVVRERRGTEEERKRLWELWERAARTMLHLPKEEFKIESVKVPPIEQAPIVESARCSKCGELFMESKAVYINGEPFCLRCAGEAYLGVVGKGIVEINQTAPRGC, from the coding sequence ATGCTTGAGCTCAACAGGTTAGTGGCAGAGAGAAACGTCGATGGAATACTGGAATACGCGAGAGAGTTCCACGGCCACGTTTGTCCCTACCTCGCCCTGGGGATAAGGGCATCGCTGATAGCGATGGAGGAACTCGGGGTTGGGAGACTCGACTACTCCGGCAGCGTCGATGAGTCCATACTCGCGATAGTCGAGATCAACAGCTGCTTCACCGACGGCGTCCAGGTCACCACAGGCTGCACCCTCGGCAACAATTCGCTGGTGTACATCGACCTCGGAAAAACCGCCCTGACGCTCGTCAGGCGCTCCACCTGGGAGGGCGTCAGGGTTTACGCCGACGGGGAAAAGCTGAGGAGGCACTATCCCCCCGAAGCCCTCAAACTGTTCAACAAGGTCGTCAGGGAGCGGAGGGGAACCGAAGAGGAGAGAAAGCGCCTGTGGGAACTGTGGGAGAGGGCGGCGAGAACCATGCTCCACCTCCCCAAAGAAGAATTCAAAATCGAGAGCGTAAAGGTTCCCCCCATAGAACAGGCGCCGATAGTTGAGAGCGCCCGCTGCTCAAAGTGTGGCGAGCTGTTCATGGAGTCGAAGGCGGTTTACATAAACGGCGAACCCTTCTGCCTCCGCTGCGCCGGCGAGGCGTACCTAGGGGTCGTCGGTAAGGGCATAGTGGAGATCAACCAAACCGCTCCAAGGGGGTGCTGA
- the mobA gene encoding molybdenum cofactor guanylyltransferase MobA, with translation MIGAVLAGGRSRRFGGDKLLVRIDGKPLILHTIERVELARGVDEIVVISSRENADMIEALGYDVLVDTLMIGPIGGIYTALSLGDAFVVAGDMPLIVPGFIDFIIDRFLEAKKPACVPRWANGYLEPLHAAYSQDFLPLLREKIEEGNYAINRAVRESDACYVDIEELPEEWRESLFNVNTRGDVEKLKGRNV, from the coding sequence GTGATCGGGGCGGTCCTAGCGGGAGGCAGGAGCAGGCGCTTCGGGGGCGACAAGCTCCTCGTCAGAATCGACGGGAAGCCCCTCATTCTCCACACCATCGAGAGGGTTGAACTGGCAAGGGGGGTCGACGAGATAGTGGTAATCTCATCCAGGGAGAATGCGGACATGATTGAAGCGCTCGGCTACGACGTCCTCGTCGATACACTCATGATCGGCCCAATAGGCGGCATCTACACCGCGCTGAGCCTCGGTGATGCCTTCGTGGTGGCCGGGGACATGCCGCTCATTGTCCCCGGGTTCATTGATTTCATCATCGATAGGTTCCTGGAGGCAAAAAAGCCAGCCTGCGTGCCGAGATGGGCAAACGGCTACCTCGAACCGCTCCATGCGGCATATTCTCAGGATTTCCTCCCGCTTCTTAGGGAAAAGATTGAGGAGGGAAACTACGCTATAAACAGGGCCGTGCGGGAAAGCGACGCCTGTTACGTGGATATCGAGGAACTGCCAGAGGAATGGCGGGAGAGCTTATTCAACGTGAACACCCGCGGGGACGTTGAAAAGCTAAAGGGAAGAAACGTTTAG
- a CDS encoding iron ABC transporter substrate-binding protein gives MKRLLAVFLILLTVSLSGCIGNAAEKSGSETTTGTITVTDALGRTIEVPAHVERVVAAGPGALRLVVYLNASDMVVGVEDFEKRYSFGRPYIIAHPELKELPSIGPGGPGKLPDFEALIKLEPDVIFITYVDVKTADEIQEKTGIPVVVLSYGELATFDNEELFKSLELAGRILNREKRAEEVIAFLKSAQEDLLKRTEGVEPRSAYVGGIGYKGAHGIESTEAGYPPFAAVHAKNVADELGSGHKSIDVEKLLEWQPEYIFIDEGGLKLVLDDYRKNPDFYNSLSAVKEGNVYGMLPYNFYTTNIGTALADAYFIGKVLYPERFKDIDPAEKADEIYRFLLGKSVYAVMADQFGGFGSIDLSNGTVKHSLPTSP, from the coding sequence ATGAAACGGCTGCTCGCGGTTTTCCTCATACTGCTGACCGTCTCTCTGAGCGGGTGCATCGGAAACGCCGCGGAGAAAAGCGGATCAGAAACCACGACCGGAACCATAACCGTCACCGATGCCCTGGGAAGAACCATAGAGGTTCCGGCCCACGTTGAAAGGGTCGTTGCAGCGGGGCCGGGTGCGCTCAGACTGGTTGTTTACCTCAACGCAAGCGACATGGTCGTTGGGGTGGAGGACTTCGAAAAGCGCTACAGTTTCGGAAGGCCGTACATCATAGCCCATCCCGAGCTTAAAGAGCTTCCCAGCATAGGTCCTGGTGGCCCCGGAAAGCTGCCGGATTTCGAGGCCCTGATAAAGCTCGAACCGGACGTGATATTCATCACCTACGTCGATGTCAAGACCGCAGACGAGATACAGGAGAAGACGGGAATACCCGTCGTCGTGCTCAGCTACGGGGAGCTGGCGACCTTTGATAATGAGGAGCTGTTCAAATCGCTCGAGCTGGCCGGGAGGATTCTCAACAGGGAGAAGCGCGCCGAGGAGGTCATAGCCTTCCTCAAATCCGCGCAGGAGGACCTCCTGAAGCGCACAGAAGGCGTCGAGCCGAGGAGCGCATACGTAGGGGGCATCGGCTACAAGGGCGCCCACGGGATAGAGAGCACGGAGGCAGGATACCCGCCGTTTGCGGCAGTTCATGCAAAGAACGTCGCCGATGAGCTGGGAAGCGGCCACAAATCCATCGACGTGGAAAAGCTCCTCGAATGGCAGCCGGAGTACATCTTCATAGACGAGGGTGGTCTAAAACTCGTCCTCGACGACTATAGAAAGAACCCCGACTTCTACAACTCCCTCAGCGCCGTGAAAGAGGGCAACGTTTACGGCATGCTGCCGTACAACTTCTACACCACCAACATAGGCACGGCCCTGGCGGATGCCTACTTCATAGGAAAAGTCCTCTATCCCGAGCGCTTTAAAGACATAGACCCGGCTGAGAAGGCGGACGAGATATACAGGTTCCTCCTCGGAAAGTCCGTTTACGCCGTCATGGCGGACCAGTTCGGAGGCTTCGGGAGCATAGACCTCTCCAACGGAACTGTGAAGCACTCACTACCGACGTCACCGTGA